DNA from Quercus lobata isolate SW786 chromosome 1, ValleyOak3.0 Primary Assembly, whole genome shotgun sequence:
GGGTTAGGGTTTTTCCATCCAACCCGGCCCGACCCAGCCCATTGACTAGTCAACAGCCCATTAAGCCCAGCCCATTAgacccatgggccaagtaaaaacgGGTCAGGCTGGCCCGGCCCGGCCCATTGACGAGGCCTATGCACGCTTTATGTTTATTTCTTCGTCAAGACCCAGTAATTAAATTGTTGTTTTCCACTTACTAAGACtggtcttttttgttttgttgaattgCAGCAAACGAAGCTGGGCACAAGCCACACTTTAATATCAAAGTACGAACTTCTGAAAATGATCTCTTCCtagttaattttttcaaatttttctagATTAACAATGACACAGATCTACATGGTTtagaataatttgaaaatattaggaTAAACTTTGGTTCCAAATTTGTTTGGAGCTATATTTTTAAACTCATTATATGGTGATTTATAAAACTATTGACGTATATTGTTTAACCGAGTCAtgtcactaaaactatacaCAAATAATCTCTTTAATCACCATGTAATAGAATGAAGTGAGATGATTTCAGAAAAGTTTGGAGCCAAACTTTTTCCTTCTAGTttacattcattaaaaaataaaaaattaaaaataaaaaggaaggaagagatgaagaaaataatatggaAAATTAATTGTTGTGAAATAATTCCATTGGATAACatataactttagcattttcttaaatttatctTGTTTATAATTCAAACAAAGTATCACAACATTCTCTTTTGCTTATTAAGTATGACCATGAAATTATTGGAATTAATATCAGGGATACGTGCTCTCGAGCCCAAAGTCAGATTCATATCTTGATGCCAACTCAAAAGTTCCAACTGCTCATCGTTTGACTCTTATATCAGATGAACTTTATAAGGTTATTACTCTTCATTTGCTagttacataaaattttaaagttctATCTCATTTCCTCCCGATAGGGTTATTATTGTTCCTTTGCTAGTAATATATGAAGCCTTTAAAGTTCTCTATTTCATTGTCACCTTATTATTTCCAACACAGCTTAAGATTTAATGACGCATGAGAAAAACAATTATCATGCGCATAAACAGTGATTTTTCATGAAATAaatctctctttaaaaaaaaatattattattaaaaaaaaaacctttttagctatgtatatatatatatatatatatagatgttgtTACTTGTTAGCTAGTCTATCATGAATATCACATTTAGCACATTAATATCCTTGattgactgaaaaaaaaaatatatatatatatatatatatattaattgttcTTGATTTTAGTCTAATCAAAGGATTCTCCTAATTAAATTAACTTTAATTCTTATACGTATCTTGTGTAAGGTTCAgtgtaaataaataatcatgAATAGTatgagttttttctttcttttattttaccaGATGCTTTTAAGGTTATAAAGACCaatgtcatttttctttatatctctctccactcttgaattttttttcccacctaATTCGCAAGTAAATGTTAGAACCACTAATATATAGTGCTGGATTCATAGAGTTACATGCGCTTAGCTTCTTGTTTACACAATATcttattatcttattttctcTAAAATTCATTTGTTAATTCATATTATATGAATTCTGAATTTTGATGTAATTTTATTTCCCTTTTCAAGTCGGCCAAAACAAGTTGCAAGGGTGATTATGTCAATATAGATCCAACCAACGAAGGATGTATGGCGGATGTTGAAGCTATAGATGAGGTCAGTTAACAAATGCTTTTGCCTTATAAAATTAAGAGTATATTGTAAATTATACCTTTTAAGTTTAgagttattttgatttttttttcatttatgtttgaaaatttgaatttcatccCTAACTTTTTTGCTTAATGGGAATTTCATCCCTAACTTAAGCATacaatattttccaaaattggTCCAATTATGCTATATCATTTAAGTATTTTCTTCACATGGACAAAACAacatcattatttaaaaaattttaatacattaaaatttaaaactacaTTGATTTAAGTTGATGTGGCATTTAACGGTCATTTCATCAACAAAATTAGATGAAAGAGACTGAAACAAAGTggtatatatataacactaagataaaaatccaaaattgtAAACATAATGGGACAAAATGACCCTAAACTCAAGTTGTGTAACTTGCATCTTGTACCCATTGAGAATGAGTCACCATTTGATAGCGCAGTTACTCCGTGGAATAAACACAGCTCAAGTTCTAGAACCGGTATGTGCTAAGGGTTCTTTGAAAGCAGATAAAGTAGATTGGGATCAAAAAATTCTCATGAGTACTCCCAACTATTTCCTCCATTCATTGCCTCGAAATAGTGCATTTTGGTGTCGTgtaagcctctctctctctctcatttgctTCTAATCTTATTTTGGAAAGTATGTACATAACTGATTGGTTTACATTTTAGGATTACGAGCTTCTACTAGCTGAAATTTGGGCAAATAATCCAAGTGTTCGAGAAGCTCTTTATGTTAGGGAGGTACATAAAACTTATATATGTACAATGATACAATTAGATGCATGAGTTTTCATTTTGTAATTAACTGAGAACTTCATATGATGCTAGGGAACCAAAGGCTATTGGCATATGTGCAACTCCAGCCTAGCTTACACAAAGAATATTTTGAGTACTATTGATTACCATCAAAATCTCAGTAGAACCAACCTTCGAGCTCTCATATATTGGTATTAGCTCATAACTTCCTTTTGCAgtcacttttccttttttacaatattttgaaattgctgtgacacaaatttatatacataattgaaaatgtttgatAAATTCGGTCATACGAACATGTAATTCGGTTCAATTTACAATAACAGACTGTGAAGTCAAATAGTATCATTAAGCCAAGTTGTGAAGGACCCAACTCCTTAGCCAATGTCATGATTATTGATGAGTCATGTGAGATCTCTTAAGTTTCATATGTAGTACCGCCAAAGATCTAATGGAAATTAGAACATTAATTTTAGGTTAGGATACATATATGAGTATATATATTGATACATtttaagtgaaatttttttgaattatgaaCATTTCTATtgaaaactcttaaaaaaattatttgttgaaGAAATCATCAACCATATATGTTACAGTAATTACAGGTCAAGCAGTGCACTTGTGCATGTACATATGAAGTAACacagaaattgaaaataaaatataagaggTTTGTCATTGTTTGCAAGAGTCGTGTATATTACTGTTagtatcattatttttttaattactttataTTACCAGTAGCAATTAATCATATTTTTGATGTCTTATAGTGCTGATCTAGACATGTCAATACCACATATCGCTACCCAAGAAATGATAAGGTCTTTGAATTTGACTTTGGACGATTCATGGCGTGCATGGTTTGTTGATGCTCAAGTTGCAGGGTTAGTTTCTGGATTATTACCAACTTCAATTCTATGCAGTTTATgctaactttttctttctttcttttcttttcaactttgaGTTGTCTACTCTAAACTATGTTTACTAACTTCAAACGTGGAATTATATTGTTAATGATTTCATATAGATACACAGAGAGGTACAGAAATAATGATTTCTACATGACATACTCAAGTGTCAaggtaaggaaaaaaaaatcttaatttagctatttttctttttctaaatatgcacacaatttttttttaatgttaattgcGTCTTGATTCCAATAATGCAGGGAGCAGGTCATGTAGCCGAAGAGTACAAGCCTAAGGAGGTCGATGCCATGATTGATAGATGGCTCGCATATTATCCTCtctaattaataataatcaCTTGATTGAGGGAGTAATTAATAGGTACTCTCATGAATGTAAGAGGAGAGAACTGCaagattttaagaaaacttTATTTGGCCCACGTTTAAATGATAAATGAAAACTTATGTTTTAaggattttatttgtaaaagaCGTTATGGTGAATAACAATTTCTAAGTAACTCTCAATTGGTATAACCCCTTTGGTTATTAAACACATTGAagttacaagttttaaactcctTGATAAAAGGAGGTTATAGaacaaatcttaatttaaaAGGTTCCTAATCTTGCCTATGTATATAACCTGTCTCTATCAAAAGGAAATGTGTAAAATAAAGGTCATAGACTAGAAGACAACTTTTATATACACTATCATATAGTGagtcttatttttctttaagcaCTTAAACAACTATAACTAGAggtatgtttttgtttgttttgtttccgTTGCATGCTCTAAATTTTATCTTACACTATGTTGTTTAGTGATTTTAGTTagagaaatttttattattttcattggTAGTTACATTGTATGTATTTGTTTTCATAACATGTGCGACTCAAggattttgttttctctaatcTTAAATTGTCCATGTATAGTATTTTACAATATGCTAATGTGGACTAGTGAGTAATTTGACTAAAATACATGCCAAGGCACTTAAAGTGttcataaatttgattttgattttgatattcatCAAGTGCTCATCCAAGTATATATGTTTGTTTCCTAGAtataaaatcttaattatttggaaaataatttgtaacaGAATGGTGGCTCATATGACAAACATGCCTCAataatttgtacaattttcAATTGTAAATTGCTTTAGAGACAATTTTTTGGGGATTAATATATTTGGCATGATAATACAAATGATCCTTATATTTTGGAAACCATAactttttacaataaattatggGGATAAATGTGTTGCATGTAAGTTTGCAATTATTTCATAAAGTTTATTGTTACATTTGAGATTTGGATCATTGAAGAGAAGAATGTGTTTAATTAAGTGCATTTTAGGTTTCTTTGCACTTATCATATTGtgaaatattatttaatgtCATCTTGGAGTGCATACTGTCATGATCAATATTAGGATTGATTGATCTTTATGATGAATATCAAAATGACTTAGGAGTGGCCATAGCATCTTAAGCCACATGATAATCACATCAAGAAATTTTTACAAGACTTCATTAGGAATAAAGGCATCTATATGGCAATTAATTCATGAAGTTAATGACTTGGCCCCATAGGgaggttattatttttattatttaattggaATAAGATGGTGAATGTAGCATCAAGATGAGATTTTTCCTAGGCCCATAGGTATGGAAAATTTGATTCTTAGTATTTATATTTACTAGTTTTACGAATAAAGTTTTATAGTAAATTTATGCATGATGTGCCTCTGCCCATAAGAAGGTCGAATTTACTACTAAATTGACATTGGTTAATTAgaattaaagtttaaatttcatAGCATTaaagtttattttgtttgggtttgtggATCTTTGTTTTGGTACTCATGTGGATTAACCACCCATCTCATTGAATAAATATGTCAAATGAGAAACTAAGTATGAGGGTGAGAGTGATCTAATTGCTTAGGTATATAGGTATCCTACTAATGATATATAAAGGTTTACCAACTTTGTTGTACCATTTGGTTTTACTGGACACATTGGTAATCGGTGTATATAGCTTAAGATTAGTGGGAGTAAATGTATTGTTTTTACGCCTAAATATGAATGACATACTACTTGGAAGGAGTGATTTCATTTTGTTATGTAAGATATCCTATATGCTATATATGAAGCTATAAGACAGGCATTATGGATAGGTCTTAAGGTTGTCGATTTTATGATGAGACCTTTAAAGATTTTAAAGATAACTCAGCTATAATTTTCTTCTCTAAGGACAATGATTGTGAAAGCCAAAATAAACATATTGACATAAAGTAACTCAGTctaagagagaattttaagaaacTGAAAGTGTCCATTGTGTTAAAATTATTGAGCTAATATATGTTAATTTCATAACTAAAGGTTTGCCGGCAAAGCAATATAAAAGTCTTTTAGACATATGGAACTTGTTAGCTCATTTGGtgtttaatttctctttaattaTTCTATGTTTTGGACACATATTTGGTtagttttggagaagaaaatatttgatttttattttgtgcacATAAAGTATATGAATTAAGTTAGATATATCTCTGGAGATATATAAGGATGATATATCCGTGGGGATGTATAAAAGAGGACCCGAATGACTAATAGGTAGTCCATTCATAAAGAATTAATGGCTCATAAAGTACTCATGTAAGGATTACCATACATTATAATACATGGAAGGAAGTACTTATTATCATTAAGGGTAATACCGCCATGATTCATGTATTGAATTCTTTATTTGAGTGGGAGCATTTCACAACTAGATAACATGAGTAATATCATGGCCATGTTATAGTTAACATCATTTATCAAGTAATTTAAATGTCAAGTGGGCTAAGTGGGAGAATGtaagattttaagaaaacttTATGTGGCCCACGTTTATATGATAAATGAAAACTCATGTCTTAAGGACTTTATTTGTAAAAGACATTACGGTAAATAACAATTTCTAAGTAACTTTCAAGTGGTATAACCTCTTTGGTTAATAAACACATTGAagttacaagttttaaactcctTGATGTAAGGAGGTTATGGaacaaatcttaatttaaaAGGATCCCTAGTTTAGCCTATATATATAGTCTATCTCCATCAAAAGGAAATATGTAAGGTAAAGGCTATAGACTAGAAGTCACCTTTTATGTAAACTATCATATAGTGagtcttatttttctttaacagTTTATACGCTTAAACAATTATAGCTGAAGCCTAAAGgtatgtttatatttgttttgtttccgCTGCACGGGctaaattttatctttcaaGAACAACACATCACCATATTCCAAAAGTACCTAATAATTCTCTTTGTTGAGATCTTTCactatttttcttgaaaaagagCAAAGCAAGTCTTATTTTGATGTAGCAAGTGGCCTAAGCGTTAGTTCTTGAATTGGTATCATCATAATGCGTTTCTAAGTGATAATTTGATACTAAGGTAGAAACATCTAAATATGCACAGAGAGACTTTGTTCCTCACCTACAGAGATGAAACATCAGCAAAAAGCTTTAACACAACATTCTAAATatacattgaaaaaaaatgtatatttctacattcttaatatttttacattaatttgtttcaaaaaaaaaaaaattttacattaatttatttttttcaatttatttatctaGATTAATCTCTCGATTGATTTGTATTAACTATGAActgataatattattttttattgagcaAATACTATAAATCAAACTAAGTacgaatttttttaaaaataagtgtgaaaaataaattaaactttacATTTTATATTAGATTGTGTATAACaattacattaatatataatagtttatttattatgttattgttattgattaatatttctcatattgattttactttcaattttgtcttttaatCTTCATTTCCCCCAAAAATTCTAACTCTGCCACTACCTACACGCCTAGGATAAAATGCGCTCGCTAGCAAGAGGAGGAACACTTGAACTCAAAACCGGAGTCCTGTTGGCTCAAGTCCCTTACCGCTAGACAACCTACATTGGCCtatatatcatataatatatgtggtggattattttaattagaatttgatGAATGTGATCTTAATAACATATAAACTAAGctgtgtaaaaaaataatataaactaacTTTCTcccattaaaagaaaatagcatACTTCCATAATTTGCGTATAATTATATCATGGATTTCTTTATTAGtcttttcttaatattttaattcttaaatcTAATTGCCTAATTGGTTGCCCTTAATCCCAAACTAGTTTTCAAGATATATATCATCCCTCCCAAAAGTATAGAGGAGTGGGCCAAAGAGGCTAAGACTGATTGGGCTTGCGTTTAAAATATgtgaaattttgataaatctgaCCCAATCAACAAGTATGGAAAACGTGTTCTTATTCCAACTACCTCGTTAGTCCCAATATTATTCCAACTGCCACATAAATGGCACAAAGAAAATAGGTTGGTTTATTTTGTATTCTCAAAATACTGCAACAATGTGGTATTGGGTCCTTGTCTCACGTGATAGGTCGATTAAATCATGAATTAAAACGTGTTCTTATTCAAACTACCTCGTTAGTCCCAATATTATTCCAACTACCACATAAATGGCACAAAGAAAATAGGTTGGTTTATTTTGTATTCTCAAAATACTGCAACAATGTGGTATTGGATCCTTGTCTCACATGATAGGTCGATTAAATCATGAATTAAATTAGTGAAACTTACCGGATATTCATGTGAGATAAATGAGCATCATGTCCTTGTATTTTTGAAAGTGTTAAATAATtacttttctattttgtctTCAAGAATGTGTTTGTATTTTCAagaattttgtaattcaattaataTCTTCTAAAATTTCTTACAAGAAGTCAAATTCTTGCACTCcaactaaaaaaagaagaagaagtgtcaacaaataaaaaatgtttccTCATCCTTACAAATTCTTGTACTATGCCTTTAGCGCGCCTGTTCTTAACTTGTATAATAGTCAGCCAAATAATGAGACTACGCAGCTTTTATAAAAATCAAGAGTCTCCCTTTacattctcccaaaaaaaaaaaaaaaaaaagagtctccCTTTAAGGCTTCCATAATTGCTGGAGTTCGTGATGTAAAGCATTCTCAaacattatacttttttttttgaaaaaaaaaaaaggttcaaaagAAAAGCAATTATATGGTTGAAAAATCTTAAAACAATTGTTCCACAGGCTGGGCTGTTCCCGAGTGTACAAAACACCAAGAACATGATTCTCCTTCAAGTTCAACTCATGCATCAACTATCAACATAAATCTatatcatgtaatttttttccgCTCATTAAAGtaaaagagaaattatatttGTCACTTTAAACTATACTTCGTGTTCCACTTTACATCATAAATTTTTCGAATACACATTTTGCACCATAAACTATGActtttgttacactttgcatcctACCGTTAAAGATTGACTTggatgaaaattcaaagtttaaggTGTAAAGTATAACATAGAGTATAATTTAGGGTGATTAAATgtaatttatcttttgtttttaaagaaCTGAGAAGATGGGCAATTAAGTCTTTTCACATGGTGTCATGTTCTTCCATCCAAGTTAACGGCAAATTTAACATCGGGGTGCAAAGTATAACAAGAGTCATAGTATAGGGGTGTAAAAAGTGCATTCACAAAGTTTATGGTACAAAATGTAACATGAGATATAGTATAGAataataaagtgtaatttcctctaaaataaaaaagaagagtcCATATCATCCGATCTTAGAAAAATCACTGAATATATTAGAGAAATCAAAATCTGCAATTCATCTATTAGAAATGGATTATTACATTATTAATAAACATACAACACAACATTTTTTCCCCTTACAATAAGTGGGAAAAAAGGGATTGAAATCTATATTGCTTATATAAAGAGAACCAGACAATATAATTGAATTGCAAAACTCTTCACGAGTTTAATCAAATGTTATCAAATATGCTAACTTTTTGTTCAAAGTCTTATATATAGTTCAATAGCATTGGTTCGATTCATTTCTCCATTTGTtctaacaactttttttttttttcaaagaaaggaTTAGATTGATTGGCCTTGAATTTAAAATGTGTGAAATTGTGAGAAATCTGTCCCAATCAACCCCGTTATCCCAATATTTTTTCAACGTGTTCttcttccaagttccaactacCTCGTTATCCCAATATTTTTCCAACTACCTCATATAAATGGCACAGAGAAAAAAATAGGCTTGGCTTATTTAAAGAGAATCTTATCTATGATACTTGATTATATCATGCATTAACGTAGCTCCATACtctcctcaaaaaaataaaaataaaaacgtaGCTCTAAAAGAACAAGTGACGTGATGTGATGTGAATacaatttcttttcctttttttccttttattttttcctacaCAACttatcatatcattttattttccttataaaatcactaaattttaaaataaataaaaaattataaattatgattgatgaaatataaaataaaacacaaaaagtaaaaaagatgaTTTACATTCAATGTGACATAACCTATATTATCTTTCACTATTTAAGTTACATTTACAATAAatccatcaattttttttaaaaaaatttttacgGTTGAGATACATATCATGAGTAATGTATGATAGGTtcatataaaaatgatgtcatatCAATTACAACATTTTGATCTTCataagttgtgaaatttttttccccttaaaagATTGCCATGTAGTGGGTTCTAGTTAatttaactagtaaagtttaTTGTCGTCAAATAAGATTGTTGATTGCCATTTTGGCAAAAGGGCCTAATGATAgaaaaagcccaacaatatgaaaaggggtgaagaaagaagaattagCAAAGTAAGAAAAACCATAAGCCTgaatggcaggaataatggtACACAGacccacaaaattgtaaaaaagccccaaagaaagcaaatgggcccaAGGGAGCCCCAAAGAAGGAAGTAGTAAACCCATGAGAATCATAAGAAGTAGAAAGCAAGCAAAGATGGGCCAGAGGAGCCCAAAGAAAGGATTTAGTAAATGAGATTGGTTCGAAAGCCAATAAACCCAAAAGTAAAGGATATGGTAATTGGGTCGGAGAAGTCTAGAAGATTTAGCAAAAAGCCCATAGGAATGtaataaatagaaaagaatgaaacgggccgaggatgcccaaaggaataaaatgggccaaggatgcccaagggAATAAAAttggccaaggaagcccaagatGATATGAGAACTGACCTATCAGGAATATTGGGCAACGTAAACTAAGGAAATGAATAATACATGGCAAGCCCAGAAGAAGCCCAGCAAACATGGGTTAAACGATATCGTGGCAAAAATAATGCAGTGGCGTGGCAGAAATACCATTTAGCCCACAAACCGAAAGTAAAAGGAGATAAGGGatgaattaaagaagaaaatgcatATACCCAAGCAATGCTCATCCCAAAGAAGAAACGAGATGCAAAGAATGAAGACCCAATCACTCATCCACGCCACAAAAAGTTAAACGAGCAGCAGAACACACAACAGGACCAGACAAACTCACAAGCAATGGCAAACGCGTGAATGCCAGAACAGCAGTGGACTCATATGGAAGTGGAGCACACACAAGGCTCAGGCATCACCCACTTGTACCTAGCCAATATAGAGGTGGTGGTCCATGGGTCGAAGGTAAGAAAGGGTATAATTTGGCAGTGGGGAGAAAGGGGAAGCGTATTCTGGGGTTCTTGCTCAAGCTATTTTAGGGGGAATattctgctgggatgacataccacccaaaagagacAAAAATGAGTTGGAATTACTAGATGCATGCTATAATAGTTAGTAAGAGAAAAGCTCAACTCTTATCCGGATGGGAATGCCATAGGaagcaagaaaacaaaacaaaactactTTTGTCTGAGAATGAAGCATGGTGCAGCCAGCAGACTAACGGGCAGTCCAAGAAGGACACCCATAACAAGCCAAAAGTAGTTGAATGGTAAAATGGTAAATCTTATCACTGCAGGTAGTATAAAAAGGCCTTAGCCGTGCACAATAAAGGAGGAGgaacaacaagaacaagaagGAATAGGAGAAAACactgaaaaacaaagaaatagaaaataaagaaaacagagaagataaaacaaaaggaaaaataggaGAGTAAAGAGTGAAGTAAGAAAACATGAATGTGAGGAGTGATaaagcatgcaccaataggctacccacttctctccctctcaatagcCTGCTCTCTAGCATGTTAAGAATCTGAGATTAAGCCACTTAGGTCCCTTTTCCAAAGTAGGTAATTTCTATGGCAGGATTTCCCTGTGAGATTACCCACATTGGAGATTGGTTCCCCTTCTTGGACTTGAATTTTCTAAGGAGCCAAGTTTAGCAAACTAATCTCCTTCCTTCTTTTATCATGATTGTTTAACTACTAACGTTATTTTTCTTGTTGCTTATTCATTCCTGACATACTTACATTATCGTATTTCCCTTTTGCAAGATTGTTTAAGTGTTATCTTTGGTCAGTAGCAAGTACTTTAGTTAGAAGATTTTAACTATCCTGTTGTATTATGTTTCTCTTGCCATAACATTTTTATGGCAGCATTCCTTGCTATGGGCACGTGACCAAGATCTTTGTCAGGGGTCCTAGCTTGCGCACAAGCTGGCTTAAGGTGAGTTTCAATTGAGCCAGTCTCGACTCTA
Protein-coding regions in this window:
- the LOC115981196 gene encoding serine carboxypeptidase-like 16 isoform X1, which translates into the protein MGITWICSYLLLLILFNSSFATSRSIVKTLPGFDGDLPFKLETGYVGVGEMDDVQLFYYFVESQREPSSDPLLVWLTGGPGCSSFSPFFYANGPLSFDYIFSERRLPTLHLNSDTWTKRLNILYIDAPVGTGFSYSKSYEGYYSDDQKSVANLYNFLQKWLIDHPEFAENHLYLGGGSYSGILIPVTVQKIYDANEAGHKPHFNIKGYVLSSPKSDSYLDANSKVPTAHRLTLISDELYKSAKTSCKGDYVNIDPTNEGCMADVEAIDELLRGINTAQVLEPVCAKGSLKADKVDWDQKILMSTPNYFLHSLPRNSAFWCRDYELLLAEIWANNPSVREALYVREGTKGYWHMCNSSLAYTKNILSTIDYHQNLSRTNLRALIYCADLDMSIPHIATQEMIRSLNLTLDDSWRAWFVDAQVAGYTERYRNNDFYMTYSSVKGAGHVAEEYKPKEVDAMIDRWLAYYPL
- the LOC115981196 gene encoding serine carboxypeptidase-like 18 isoform X2; the protein is MGITWICSYLLLLILFNSSFATSRSIVKTLPGFDGDLPFKLETGYVGVGEMDDVQLFYYFVESQREPSSDPLLVWLTGGPGCSSFSPFFYANGPLSFDYIFSERRLPTLHLNSDTWTKRLNILYIDAPVGTGFSYSKSYEGYYSDDQKSVANLYNFLQKWLIDHPEFAENHLYLGGANEAGHKPHFNIKGYVLSSPKSDSYLDANSKVPTAHRLTLISDELYKSAKTSCKGDYVNIDPTNEGCMADVEAIDELLRGINTAQVLEPVCAKGSLKADKVDWDQKILMSTPNYFLHSLPRNSAFWCRDYELLLAEIWANNPSVREALYVREGTKGYWHMCNSSLAYTKNILSTIDYHQNLSRTNLRALIYCADLDMSIPHIATQEMIRSLNLTLDDSWRAWFVDAQVAGYTERYRNNDFYMTYSSVKGAGHVAEEYKPKEVDAMIDRWLAYYPL